ttatctTCCATTTGTTACTTAAATCAAGTTTCTCAtattgtctattttttaaatacagttTACTTTAAcaacaatgagaaaaaaagaacaaaatcacATCAAGGAGAACAGAACAACTTCAGTTgagaaaactaagaaaatatacaaaaatatgaCTGAAAACTATTAAAGAGAAACTGCCCTTCAATAGTCCAAAAGTCTAATCCCTTGGAATGTCATAAAAAGAAACCCCAAAAATTTTCCCCAAGCAGAACACTTCAAACAAAGCCAAAAATACAATTCCATCCCACAACTGCTCATGTTGAGATTAATCCTCAAATTTAAGCTCTGCTTTCAtcattcattaaataaaaaacagcaaTGTTTAAAAAACCTGCTATACTTTGTGTCGATTTAGAAAAATATCCAGAACATGTCCTATAAAGTTCATATGAAATCTAGACTTCAAGAAAATCTATTTGTGCACAAATTACACACTTCGAACAAcagatcaaaataataataaaaaacaggtAAGCATAATTTAGAAAACAGGGTAATAAGGATATTGACTAATGCAATTAGACTCGGGgattaaatattattcactCTGCATAACAAGAAAGGATTATAAAAGAGGTTAACATAAGCGTGAAAGCATGTAACCTCTAGCAAATCATTATATTCAACAAACAAAGTGTCAAAGACGCATGAACACACCTTTTCTAGGGCTAGGGCAGCTTTGAGAGATTTGGATAGATGTGTCTTGCTGCCAACAAAAATCTGTTGAACAGTATAGAAATTATATCACAATGATGTTGTTCAGTAGTATTTGAAGAATGACCAGCAATAAATAGGATGAACAGATGCAAAAAGGAAGAACAAggaaatatagttttaaaatcacgATTACTATCAACTGATGCACCTTTCTGTCTCTTATTCAATAAGATCAACTTGCACAAAGATAACATTGAATATATGAGTAAAATCATACATCACACATGACTAATAACTAGGATTTCATCTTGTAATAGATAACATGGGAATAGTAACAAAAAAGTTGATGGCACATATTTCACTAACCTCCATCACATCCAACTCTCATTGAATGCTAGTTTAGATAACAAAAACATAGAGGGAAACCTATCAATGTACCCTTATATGATACATGTTTACTCAATTAAAtccttgtgaaaaaaataatcaattgcaACATTTAGTTTTTATCTATATTCTCTAATATGTGCATTGCACATGGGTAGCTTTCTTATGAATCAAACATAATTCCTATCAAGAGTATGTAAAAGGAAACGATGAATGATTTAAATGAGCaaattttaacagaaaaaaattgatagaagAGCATATATCACTGAAAATATGGATATCTAAAGGTTATGACTCatagatttttttcatacaagTGTACAATTGAGAATATGTGTATTATATAAGCTGGCATTTGTTTTATGTGAAACATTTTATGTTTTCCTGATTTTCCCATGTTTGTTTGGCATAAAGTATTTTATAAGGAAAATTGGTGAacgaaaaatatttgatattccTATCCTCAATCGACGAGGCCCTCCAAatgccatgattttttttgtgtactTTTTCGATCAACCTATAAACTTGGTTCATTTCTTAGACAATATTTTCAGCATAGGAAgttgcataaaatattttactaatagtgataaactcaaaatatcataCAAATATTTCTACCACCATCACCACCCCACTGCCAGCACGCCAACACAGCCAACCACCTTCAACACTGCCATCACCgttcaccaccaccaccctaTCACTCTATCACCAACACACTGCCACCACACAACACCGCCTCATAATGCACTTAAAAGACATTAATCAGTTTAGAACAAGGATGATCTGTCCATCCTAAGTATTTCTCAATCTTTCATGTAGAAAAAGAATTCTGAAGATCTACACTACCTTTAGGAGGATGGAGAGTAGAAGGAAAACATTTGGAGGCAAAGAAAGTGAGGGGGAGGAAGTTACCTTCCATTGTTTGGGAAAGAAGGAAGATGAGAGGAAAGGAAGTGAAGGGCATATACTTCCATGGACTCACCAAATAAGTGCaaggaaaataaatacaattactCAATTTACCTCATAATAAATTTTCTTCCATCACAAAAATAATGGATGAGAATGTAATCTCAAAAACTTACCCTACAAACACTTCCattcccttcatttttttttctatccaaacaaaaaaaaaaagagagttctTTCATTAACTTTATCTCCCTCATTTTCAATCCTTCCACTTTTCatgcttgtcttttttggttCCCAAACAATGTGTTGAGGTTCTCCCTGAAAGCTAAGTGTGACAATCAAAGAGTAAGTTGTCATACTTATTCTCCAGACAATGAATCACCGTACATGTACCCTAAGAATCACCCAACCTAAAAATATTCTAATCATAGAAATTTCTGAAATTACATGGGTTTTAGGTGACGGCACAAATCTTCAATGTGTTCAAACAATGGCCAAAACAAGTCAAAAGGGACAAAAGCTACTGAATAGTCAACTTTTATCATTATCATGGACCCAAATTGAAATCAAGTCATCATTATCCTAGGCCTCACATTAAAGAACCCATTACAGGTACACATCGATTTTGAAGCCATAACCAATGCAAGACTACACTTGGTAAACTAGAGAGATGCAAACAGCaaagaaatatcaaagaaacataaagcccaaaaataaaaagtaaagcaCCTCGCAAAGCCTCTGTAGGGTAAAAGGAGGACCTTCTTCGAAGTTGTGTAGAGCTGGGGAACAAGAGacaaaaaatttacaaattatCCCATCCAAGGGCAATAATAAGACTCAATAATTTAGTATATTCACAAGGCCTATCAATATAGCTAATTAAACACCCTGtatcaaaaccaaacaaattgCATGTCCATTTCACatattagaagaagaaaaaaaaacaaatgtgagCACCACATCAATACTAAAGCTACAAACCAGCCCATTAAACACCCATGGAAGTTGAGAGATACAGTTTGCTCATTGCAACATAGCTCTCTTAAGACTCTCTCATCTATTATTATTAAGCAGTGCACAAATGAACAAGGAAAAACCCCTAATTATGAGAAAGCAGCTAGAGTCAGGTGAACAACAACTAACGATTTGTCTTGCATCATATTTCCTCTCTGGTTTAGAACTATTGGGCTTTGGTGCCTATAAAGAAAAGGCTATTCTGTGTGATTGTAAGGATTTAGATAATGGAACATTATTGAGAATTTGAGTTATCTTGAAGGCTTCATGCTTAGGGTTTtgccttctcttttccttctatATACCCCTTGTTCTTCTGGCTTCTAAAAGTCTGCTTGCTGTTACAGTCCCACAATTACCATTCACAGCCTTGAATTCAATCCCATATTCTTCTAAAACAAATAACTAAACAATTCTAGTTCCTTAGACATCAATTCTAACCCTAATTCCCACCTAAAATCCTTAATTATCTTAACCTAGCTTCTTCCAACTCTTTTGCAAGACAAATCCAAAGATGTCCTACATCATGACATGCCTGTAATTTTTTGCGGTTTTAGCATGGTTCAAATCTATTCAGGAAGGTTTAGGGGAGAATAATGAGCACAGAGGTAACTTCAGCACATTATAAAATGTAATGAACCGTATTGTTGGTttagaaacacaaaaaataacattttactacacaaaaaccaaaaataaaatacaattctctCTTTCATGTTCAGCTGCACTCATTTGGTTGGTTCAGTAAGAGGTAGACAAGTCTTAGCTGGAAACTTTCGACCATATAGATTAAAATTAGTTAATCTGTGAGTTTGCTGTAACCAGTGCTTTTACAAGCAATCCATCAGGtcactaatataaaaattctcACTACATCATGTTAATGTATTTTACAcactcatttattttattaattagtttgTCAGTTTTACTTTGTTTTGGATAATAAAATGGGCCATAAAACTACATATTTAAACATTAAACTTGACCTCACACTCTCAGAAGAACAGCCCATGCCTAACATATGCATAGTTGACTCAGCCAGACCATTGTCATAGACTTTGACATTTTGCGTGGAGTTATTTAGGGACTTCTCAGTGTTTTCTTGTTGATTGTCATTTTTATCTttccgtaaaaaaaaaaagacgcaaatgtttaaagcaaaaaaagagagagaaaatttttTAAGGCTAAACAAAGCCATTTCTGGATTTATAGTCCCAAGAACCATGTATCTGAGTCCACAATAATTGCTCCCAGCCAAACTCAATAAGAGGCTTGGTGCGGCATAGTCATTATCCCCATCCTTAATTCATAGTTTCAAATTGTATCACAGATGCAAGCGAACCTTATAGATAGCTGAGAATAGCAAAGCAAGGATGAAGATGAGATACCTTCATCCAACTTTTTCACCAGATCTTGATAAGTTTCCTCCTGTTCCTTAGTTGTCATTTTTGCCTCGGGATATTCAGACAGAACCTTCATAAATTAGAGAGGGAGGTGAGCATCGACACAAAGGAAACAGATATCATTCGGACAAAGCACTATCATTAGAAACAATAGATATCTTCAGTTATCTTGCCATTGCAAATTAAGAAGAGGATCACATGCAAGCATACCTCCCCATACCTGCTTCAGCTGAAAGGATAGCACACTCTTCAATTTTTCCCAATCATGCCTGagataaaaatcatgaaaatacaCATGATATTAATGGGAgttagtaattttattaatcattttacTTCTAACAGTCACAACATGCATAGGAAAAGAACATGAAGCAATTAACTTCTAAACTATAACGTGCTTAAGGCTAGTTGGAGCGTGGTACAGTAAGAGATATGTTGTTGACATCTAACTGCCAAGACTATGCATATCCAATGATGGATTTAAAAATTCAACCTTTACTAACTATATAAGGTagtatcttattttttttccctttggaTTTCCTTTTGAATGTAATGATCATGTACCTAAAGAACTAATTCAATCATGACAAACCTTTAACTGAAGAGAGAATGGAAAAAATCCAATATATAgtgtaatttttcttattttgtgaGTGGTCAGTGGAACAAGAAGGAAAGGATAAAGGAAACTACACGGACCATATAAAATCAGTAGGAGTTCCTTGAAACCACAAGGAGAGGGTAAAAAGCACACCCATTAGCTAAAAGATGGCTACTGTAAGAACTTTTAAACTAAGCTGGTTCATAAAATATAGCTTACAGCAAAATACAGTTTTTGGATTTCACTTATATAGGCACATCTAAAGAGCATTAAACTCCCAAAAgaataggaaagaaaaaaactttatttcaaaGATCCTACATAAGatcaaatcacaaaaacaaGGAAATTCCTAAATCATGCTGAAAATTTTAATgtgtaaaattattgaaatcacaataaatttacaataattGTTAAAACTCCTCCTTCTGTACTATTGAGTGCATATTTTCTAATACTCTCACAATGTTGAAGCATATGACCTCTTGAGCTAGAAACCTACAATTGCATAATCTGAAGGGGAAACAACTACGACACTTAACCTCTGTTTGGCACACTTATTAAGCAACTTTTGGTCCAACTTTTAAAAGTAGAAGTGTTTGgtagagaattatttttaaaaaagcaggCATGTTCATTATAAGGGAAGCATGTgttcttctgcttttattacaGTATAAACTAAAAGACATGGGATTTTTATTGTTCAAAGTTATTGTTCATTTCACTATAACACtttggattgctatagtgttttgcccaaaaaattcaattcgaTCCTCGAACTTTATTTAGGAAATCTAaatcaaaaattattattaagagtcataagagaaaagaaggagatTAATAATTGGAGTTTCCAATTTGGCgtgcaaaaaaggaaaagaacagaAGAGGAGTCAAGACATTTATTTTGGAAATGAAATGCATTATCAAGGAAAATGTGTTATTAAGTTAGAGAATCCAGGATGTATTTATGCAATGCATTGGGCCCCAAGGGGTGAAGGAAGGCAAATGATCCCTGCAACAAAAAATTGGAAAAGTATGCCTAGAAGAAAAATTGTAATGAAACAACTGCAAGACTTCACACAAGgctcaaattattttcaataaatatccataaaaatacattaatggACAAGTGGTGCAACCATTTTTCCATCAATTTGCTCAAGAAGGTTGATGGGAGAGTGGAGATATGACTACTTTAGGAACTTTGAAGAATTATTCATGAGGATGATgtgaaaaaacaattggaaaTGGTTCACGGTGATGAGTAAAAGTACAGCCTAAATTATAACAAGCTATGGTGTTTCATATGTAGGTATAAAGCATGCTTGTGTGATGAtatatgagaagaaaaaatgtaaTAACATCATGGAAAATAACCATCCAATAACAGAATGGTATTGGTGATAATGGCATGAATAAGGATGGCAATGGATACTGACCAGAATGGATAGGAAATTTTTAGACTTGCTGGTTTCGGGTAAATGCCGAAggcaaaaatcaattttcaagttGGGTACAGATATTGGTCTacctaaactaaaccctaactTGAACCCggcccaaaataaataaataactttaaagTTTGAAAAAGATAACATGTATACCAAGTTAATTAAGTACTTAATAGTTGTAAATTATAGCATTCAAGTTTGGGCTCGGATCAGGTTCGGGTTATGGATAATAGATGAGTAGTCAAAACCCGATCAGGTCATGTTCGGGTATCAAAGATCCATAACCGGTCAGGTTTGGATAGTTATTTGGGGTTCGGGTTCAGGTATGGATAGTGCAAAACTTGACCCATGGGTATCCATTTCCATCCCTACGCAAGAATAGGGCATCATGACACGGTGATTAATGGGTATGTTGAAACTGCTATGGCTCCGGAATCCGGTGGTTTAAGTGATAAAGGTGACGATTTAGTCTTTAAAATCAAGCACGGgtaactaaatttttttgtgcAGTTGCATCTATCTAGcatgtgaaaaaacaaaaagcaccAAATCTATgtattgaaatcaaaataaaggaAACATCAAAAGTGCAGTACCAAAATTTTCCAGTAGATGCAATAACTTGAAGAATGCCTCGcacttcttcttcgtcttcttctacAGCAATCTCAGGCTTGGATTCTTTTTCTCTAcgttccaaaaaaacaaaaaagttcaaAAGCTAAATGCCTAGAGAAAAATCCAACAATAGGGACATGAAGGCATGTGCCTTAGCagtttgatatttaatttaagagttcaatccaataatttggtttgttttctttgcacatcgaagaaaaacaaataattcatgACCAAACATAaatttctcctttttattttctagaaatccAAGTGGAACTAACAGAAATTACAAGAAAGTAGTACCCAGGATTTATGGAGGACGCATCCTCCGGATTTTCATCGCGATTGCAAGGGGAGGTGGTGTTATCAGCAGCGTCGTTTGCAATTGAAGGTGGCGTTTCCATATCTACCATTTGTGATGAGAagaagatattttatatttctctgTTGCTTTCTCGCACTGGTAGCAAGGAACCTAGGTTACAGCCACCCGGACCAAGAACGCCTTCTATATTCGcttattattattgcttttttttttttttttttaaaggaactattaaccaaaaaatcacctgaaatattacaaatttatcattataattaatttaatgccACGAAATGTCTTTCGTGATTTTTTGTATCTTCTTTCTCCCACCACCGTTTAcgcatctttttcttttattatagttttgaaatacGACCGATCATCAGCTCAACTTGATGAAgtaattagattataaattagataaattaatctaaattaacttgagtgaatctaaaaaaaaaacatttataaaaaaaaatatataactaattATAATACAACACTTATATAAACCgaattaaattataaaccaacaatacaaattctaaaatatttaaaataaaacatccaaccatataaaattctaaaatatttaaaacaaaatatccaacaacataaattctaaatcaaCAATACATTCATTTTTGTTGAATGAACACATTAAGTTCTTTTGTGTCCATAGgagaaaaaattagattaaatgtCGATGAAATTGAGCCAATTTCGTCAACACTTAATAATTAATCATCAGCATACTCCTTTGAAACTTCATCGTCACAATCATctttaatatcattaatatttatgatatctacatttcaaatacaattaataaataaatattatgtgttaaacaaaactttattttaaataatatttatcacaaATAATCAATCATTAATTACCATCATGTAAAGTATCTTGTATGGTCATAGTTGATAGAACTTGGTGAAAACTCTCTGCTTCTTCAACTGTCAAGATTGGTGAGTCATCTTTTACTACCCAATTTTCAATGTCACAAATTATCTCAACattaattggatcataatttcatcatttccaATAATTCCTATATATTATAAGTGAAGGTAAACACAATATAAGTATTAATAATGCtactaaacaagataaaataatatttaaggaattagagaaaagaaaaatacttttatttcaatcttaGATTGCAGTGGACGTAAACAAGGTGATATCATACAAATATTCCATCGAATGTCTATCATCACCATCAACCATTTGTAGAACTCAAATTAAAGGCTCACTCATTTGCATATTTATTGTACATTCTTCCCAAAATAGAAAGTCTAGCACACTCTCAACaaacttttttcctttgctATCTTTAGCATAAGCAA
This genomic stretch from Populus alba chromosome 19, ASM523922v2, whole genome shotgun sequence harbors:
- the LOC118028930 gene encoding uncharacterized protein, with amino-acid sequence MVDMETPPSIANDAADNTTSPCNRDENPEDASSINPGEKESKPEIAVEEDEEEVRGILQVIASTGKFWHDWEKLKSVLSFQLKQVLSEYPEAKMTTKEQEETYQDLVKKLDEALHNFEEGPPFTLQRLCEVLYFLFLGFMFL